One segment of Ananas comosus cultivar F153 unplaced genomic scaffold, ASM154086v1, whole genome shotgun sequence DNA contains the following:
- the LOC109705358 gene encoding cyclin-D3-2-like → WRWVSYSPSVWAAAVLLYTSEEYGETHRLVALLNAPKNEVQECYQLILEQNGGDGNGRKRKKLHALFSNHSAPPSPTGVVGSCFSCETSSTSGAGDYSVSSSPEPPPRKRPNCIAAEEDGDGE, encoded by the exons ATTGGAGATGGGTTTCGTACTCGCCCTCGGTTTGGGCTGCTGCAGTGCTCCTTTACACGTCGGAGGAGTACGGCGAAACCCATCGCCTCGTCGCACTCCTCAACGCTCCCAAG AATGAAGTCCAAGAATGCTATCAACTCATTCTTGAACAAAATGGTGGCGATGGTAACGGTCGAAAGCGCAAGAAATTGCATGCATTATTCTCGAACCACTCCGCGCCGCCGAGCCCGACCGGGGTGGTGGGTTCTTGCTTCAGCTGCGAGACGTCGTCGACGTCGGGCGCAGGCGACTACTCGGTGTCGTCGTCGCCGGAGCCTCCGCCGCGGAAAAGGCCCAACTGCATTGCTGCAGAAGAAGATGGGGATGGGGAGTGA